One window from the genome of Moorena sp. SIOASIH encodes:
- a CDS encoding phycobilisome rod-core linker polypeptide — MGNLTRSAVLGLDAFEGAPLELRPFATEDDLQTVIRAVYKQVLGNVHLMDSERLANGESMLRNGDITVRGFVRMVAQSALYQSRFFQGSSPYRFIELNCKHLLGRAPLDQAEISEHVSLYNQQGYEAEIDSYIDSDEYLQNFGENVVPYPRSIRSQLGIKNVGFNRMFSLLRGAPTSDSGKPAQLITSVAGNLSPKVKAPAVGNGAGYGNTGKRYQIAVSTCAAAARLNKYSKLNYQVSYEQLSEQVQSIHKSGGKILSITELN, encoded by the coding sequence ATGGGAAATTTAACTCGGTCAGCTGTTCTAGGCTTGGATGCCTTTGAAGGTGCTCCATTAGAATTGCGACCTTTTGCTACTGAAGATGATTTACAAACGGTAATTCGAGCTGTTTACAAGCAGGTTTTGGGCAATGTCCATCTGATGGATAGCGAGCGACTCGCTAATGGGGAATCCATGTTGCGCAATGGGGATATTACTGTCCGTGGCTTTGTGCGCATGGTGGCTCAATCAGCCCTGTATCAATCCCGATTTTTCCAGGGGTCTTCTCCCTATCGGTTCATTGAACTTAATTGCAAACATTTGCTGGGTCGTGCTCCTTTAGATCAAGCGGAAATCTCTGAGCACGTCAGCCTTTACAATCAACAGGGTTATGAAGCTGAAATCGATTCCTATATCGATAGTGACGAATATCTCCAGAATTTTGGGGAGAACGTCGTTCCCTATCCCCGCAGCATCCGTAGCCAATTGGGAATTAAGAATGTGGGCTTTAATCGGATGTTCTCGTTACTGCGAGGTGCTCCTACCAGTGATAGTGGAAAACCAGCCCAGCTAATCACGTCTGTAGCTGGTAATCTATCTCCAAAAGTTAAGGCTCCAGCTGTTGGAAATGGTGCAGGTTATGGCAATACTGGCAAGCGTTACCAGATTGCTGTTTCCACATGCGCTGCTGCAGCCCGGTTGAATAAGTATAGCAAGCTGAACTATCAGGTTAGCTACGAGCAACTCTCTGAACAAGTGCAGAGTATTCATAAAAGCGGTGGCAAGATTCTCAGTATTACTGAGTTAAATTGA
- the cpeA gene encoding class 1 C-phycoerythrin subunit alpha: MKSVISTVVTAADAAGRFPSSSDLESVQGSLQRAAARMEAAEKLAEGIDKVTKEAGDACFKKYPYLKESGEAGDSQVKIDKCYRDLGHYLRLINYCLVVGGTGPLDEWGIAGQREVYRSLNLPTGPYVAALEFTRDRGCAPRDMSAQALVEYKTYLDYVINSLS, encoded by the coding sequence ATGAAATCAGTTATAAGCACAGTTGTTACTGCTGCCGATGCTGCAGGTCGTTTTCCTAGCAGCTCTGACCTTGAGTCCGTTCAAGGTAGCCTGCAACGGGCTGCTGCTCGTATGGAAGCTGCTGAAAAGCTAGCAGAAGGCATTGATAAAGTAACCAAAGAAGCTGGTGATGCTTGCTTTAAGAAGTATCCTTACCTAAAGGAATCTGGTGAAGCTGGGGATTCTCAAGTCAAGATTGACAAGTGCTACCGGGATCTCGGTCACTACCTACGCTTGATCAACTACTGCTTGGTTGTTGGCGGTACTGGTCCTCTAGATGAGTGGGGTATTGCTGGTCAGCGTGAAGTTTACCGTTCTTTGAACCTACCTACCGGTCCGTATGTAGCAGCTCTTGAGTTCACTCGCGATCGCGGTTGTGCTCCTCGTGACATGTCTGCTCAAGCTTTGGTTGAGTACAAAACTTACCTCGACTATGTAATCAACTCCTTGTCCTAA
- a CDS encoding bleomycin hydrolase has protein sequence MLDAFSRAVVTADSKTACLGAGDLAALKGFIADGNKRLDIVNIIASDASCIVSDAISGMICENTGLIQAGGNCYPNRRMAACLRDGEIILRYVTYAILAGDASVLSDRCLNGLKETYSALGVPTTSTARAVGIMKAAAVAFVNNTASQRKFEVTSGDCSSLASETAGYFDAVVAAIS, from the coding sequence ATGCTTGACGCTTTTTCCAGAGCTGTAGTTACAGCAGATAGCAAAACCGCATGTCTAGGTGCTGGAGACCTGGCTGCTCTCAAAGGCTTTATTGCTGATGGTAATAAGCGCCTTGATATTGTAAACATTATCGCCAGCGACGCCAGCTGCATCGTTTCCGATGCTATTTCTGGCATGATCTGCGAAAACACTGGTTTGATTCAAGCTGGTGGTAACTGCTACCCCAACCGCCGCATGGCTGCTTGCTTGCGTGATGGTGAAATCATCCTCCGCTACGTGACCTATGCCATCTTGGCTGGTGATGCTTCTGTACTAAGCGACCGCTGCCTGAATGGTCTGAAGGAAACCTACAGCGCTCTGGGTGTACCCACCACCTCCACAGCTCGTGCTGTTGGAATCATGAAAGCTGCTGCAGTTGCTTTCGTTAACAACACCGCTAGCCAGCGCAAGTTTGAAGTCACTTCTGGGGATTGTTCCTCCTTAGCTTCTGAAACTGCTGGTTACTTCGATGCAGTAGTTGCTGCTATCAGCTAG
- a CDS encoding CpeR family transcriptional regulator, protein MICSGHFFIFETVEYTTVERFSECVESLGGSVISVKPIKKIWIGSHRQVILYQAKASLHTPHHDLKQYWIKYGSFRTRFDERS, encoded by the coding sequence TTGATCTGCTCGGGTCACTTTTTTATCTTTGAGACGGTAGAATATACAACAGTTGAACGGTTCTCGGAATGTGTCGAGAGTCTCGGAGGAAGTGTAATATCCGTTAAACCCATTAAAAAAATTTGGATTGGCTCCCATCGCCAAGTTATTTTGTATCAAGCTAAAGCGAGTTTACATACACCTCATCATGACCTCAAACAATACTGGATAAAATACGGAAGTTTCCGCACCAGATTTGATGAACGTTCCTGA
- a CDS encoding chromophore lyase CpcT/CpeT, which yields MLSSNTDKTTSNLLTLASWMAGDFSNQKQAIDNPQLYAHIHVFFRPLPFDFFSGIGFYSEQAYDYDLWSPYRQGVHRLIDKGDHTYIENYSLKDPVLYAGAAREPDILKTITPDVIERRYNCSMIFWREGDMFRGSVEPGCQCFIQRNGRKTYLVSDVELTETTWISLDQGMDVNTHEHVWGSAAGHLRFEKRQSFADELPYF from the coding sequence ATGTTGTCTAGTAATACCGATAAAACTACCAGTAATTTACTCACTCTAGCTAGTTGGATGGCTGGAGATTTTAGTAACCAAAAACAAGCGATTGATAATCCTCAGCTTTACGCTCACATTCATGTTTTCTTTCGCCCCTTACCCTTTGATTTTTTTTCGGGTATTGGTTTCTACTCTGAGCAAGCCTATGACTACGATCTATGGAGTCCCTACCGTCAGGGAGTCCATCGCCTGATTGATAAGGGAGATCATACTTATATAGAAAATTACAGTCTTAAAGATCCAGTTCTTTATGCCGGGGCGGCGCGAGAGCCAGATATTCTCAAAACCATCACCCCTGATGTTATAGAACGTCGCTACAACTGTTCAATGATTTTCTGGCGAGAGGGTGACATGTTTCGCGGAAGTGTAGAACCTGGTTGCCAGTGTTTCATCCAACGTAATGGGCGTAAAACCTATCTGGTCAGTGATGTGGAACTAACTGAAACGACTTGGATAAGCCTAGATCAGGGTATGGATGTCAATACTCATGAGCACGTATGGGGATCAGCAGCTGGTCATTTACGATTTGAGAAACGGCAAAGTTTTGCTGACGAATTACCTTATTTTTAG
- a CDS encoding phycobilisome rod-core linker polypeptide, producing the protein MSLWVMDADPVELRAGATEDDVQTVIRAVYKQVLGNPHLLESDRLTSAESMLRNGDISVRGFVRMVAKSDLYKSLFFDSASQYRFIELNYKHFLGRAPQDQTEISEHVQIYNTAGYDAEIDSYIDSAEYQLSFGEFIVPYARGNSTEVGIKNVAFNRTFCLMRGDATSDSSNQAKLISDLAANLSTKISAPAGGSGTYANTGKRFKITVAKAGVGSRFKRSNATYEVGYDQLSARIQNMHKMGSKIVSITEIG; encoded by the coding sequence ATGTCACTTTGGGTAATGGATGCTGACCCGGTAGAGTTGCGTGCTGGTGCAACAGAAGATGATGTGCAGACAGTGATTCGGGCAGTTTACAAACAGGTTCTAGGTAACCCCCACTTGCTGGAATCCGATCGCTTAACTAGTGCTGAATCGATGCTGCGGAATGGGGACATCAGTGTACGGGGCTTTGTGCGCATGGTCGCTAAATCAGACTTGTATAAGTCCCTGTTTTTTGATTCTGCTTCCCAGTATCGTTTCATTGAGCTCAACTACAAGCATTTTCTAGGTCGTGCTCCCCAGGATCAAACAGAAATTTCTGAACACGTTCAAATTTATAACACTGCTGGCTACGACGCGGAAATCGATTCTTATATCGATAGCGCAGAGTATCAGTTGAGTTTTGGCGAGTTCATTGTCCCCTATGCTCGTGGTAATAGTACCGAAGTTGGGATTAAGAACGTAGCCTTTAATCGGACTTTTTGTTTGATGCGGGGAGATGCTACCAGTGATAGCAGTAACCAAGCCAAGCTAATTAGTGATTTAGCGGCTAATCTGTCTACCAAGATTAGTGCTCCTGCTGGGGGTTCAGGTACTTACGCCAATACAGGCAAACGCTTTAAGATTACTGTAGCTAAAGCTGGTGTAGGTTCTCGCTTCAAGCGGAGTAATGCTACCTATGAGGTGGGTTACGACCAGCTGTCGGCGAGGATTCAAAATATGCACAAAATGGGCAGCAAAATTGTCAGTATTACTGAAATAGGTTAG
- a CDS encoding phycobilisome rod-core linker polypeptide: MVIAFINPVLTRAAQLGVAAFQDTDPVELWPSHSEEEIEIVIRAVYRQVLGNTYVMESERLTVAESQLRNGEISVREFVRQVAKSELYYSRFFESCSRNRAIELNFKHILGRAPESYEEVIEHTRVLDQGGYEAEIDSYIDSEEYQLAFGENQVPYYRGYKTQIGKSTVGFTHLLKLLRGAAGSDQATVWRGNWSRLNQFLMTNSPSKMEALSGAGDVVKPTDVNKLLANVLGLNKAQPASPTETQTAPKILTEAEKLLQNTTQTWQRQYQAWEEIDPIELWPGRSEAEIETVIRAVYRQVLGNAHVMESERLTVPESQIKRGEITVREFVRQVAKSELYRSRFFDICPRYRSIELNFKHLLGRAPDDYSETFYHSQVLDEGGFEADIDSYIDSDEYQEVFGENVVPFYRGYKTQTGKKLLGFTNMLMLMPSVSSSDKDNVSGNPPRLNKSIIYNNPLGQAPVTDIQALLDEVLKPKIQPKEAPKEAEKERSEAYQAIQRKCQEQEELLESLQQQLAQLRPLASFGESQYSKWQSYSSSSNGGSGFTSIAAQIPMAAVTVEPDSYEALQQKSEKQTQEIATLQEKMADQRRLAMIAETQLNKWRPRSY, from the coding sequence ATGGTAATTGCTTTTATAAACCCTGTACTGACACGAGCCGCACAATTAGGGGTGGCAGCATTTCAAGACACAGACCCAGTTGAACTGTGGCCTAGTCATTCTGAAGAAGAAATAGAAATTGTGATTCGGGCTGTCTATCGGCAAGTGTTGGGTAATACTTATGTGATGGAGAGTGAGCGGCTCACTGTTGCCGAATCCCAACTCAGAAACGGAGAAATTTCTGTCCGCGAATTTGTGCGGCAAGTGGCTAAATCTGAGCTTTACTACTCCCGATTTTTCGAGAGTTGCTCTCGTAACCGAGCCATTGAGTTGAATTTCAAGCATATCCTTGGTCGAGCTCCTGAAAGCTATGAGGAAGTTATTGAGCATACGAGGGTACTTGATCAAGGCGGTTATGAGGCTGAAATCGATTCTTATATCGATAGCGAAGAATACCAGCTGGCTTTTGGGGAAAACCAGGTTCCCTATTATCGGGGCTACAAAACCCAGATAGGCAAGAGTACAGTGGGATTTACCCATCTCTTAAAACTGTTGCGTGGTGCAGCTGGTAGCGATCAAGCAACTGTTTGGCGGGGGAATTGGTCTCGGTTGAATCAGTTCCTGATGACCAATAGCCCCAGTAAGATGGAGGCGCTGTCTGGAGCTGGTGATGTAGTAAAACCCACTGATGTCAATAAACTCCTGGCTAATGTTCTAGGTCTCAATAAAGCCCAACCAGCAAGTCCCACAGAAACTCAAACAGCGCCTAAGATTCTCACAGAAGCTGAAAAACTCCTGCAAAACACGACTCAAACCTGGCAACGCCAGTATCAAGCCTGGGAAGAAATTGATCCGATTGAGCTGTGGCCAGGTCGTTCGGAAGCAGAAATCGAGACGGTGATTCGAGCAGTCTACCGTCAGGTTTTGGGAAATGCCCATGTCATGGAGAGTGAACGGCTGACTGTCCCGGAATCCCAGATCAAGCGAGGGGAAATCACTGTCCGTGAGTTTGTGCGTCAGGTTGCCAAGTCAGAGTTGTATCGGTCAAGGTTTTTCGATATCTGTCCCCGCTACCGGTCAATTGAGCTGAATTTTAAGCATTTGCTCGGTCGTGCTCCTGATGACTACTCTGAGACCTTCTATCACAGCCAAGTACTGGATGAAGGAGGTTTCGAGGCGGATATTGATTCCTATATCGATAGTGACGAGTACCAAGAGGTGTTTGGGGAGAATGTTGTACCCTTTTACCGAGGCTATAAAACCCAAACAGGCAAAAAGCTGCTTGGGTTTACTAACATGTTGATGCTGATGCCCAGCGTTTCTAGCTCTGATAAAGACAATGTGTCAGGGAATCCACCAAGGCTAAATAAATCGATTATTTACAATAATCCCCTTGGGCAAGCCCCAGTTACTGATATCCAAGCCTTATTGGATGAAGTACTCAAGCCCAAAATCCAACCGAAGGAAGCTCCCAAAGAAGCTGAGAAAGAACGCTCAGAAGCGTATCAAGCCATCCAACGGAAATGCCAAGAGCAAGAAGAACTGCTGGAAAGCTTGCAGCAACAGCTGGCACAGTTACGACCATTGGCTAGCTTTGGAGAATCACAGTATAGCAAATGGCAGTCTTACAGTTCTTCGAGCAACGGTGGTAGTGGTTTCACCAGCATTGCAGCCCAAATCCCCATGGCAGCAGTGACTGTAGAGCCAGACAGTTATGAAGCTCTGCAACAAAAGTCTGAAAAACAGACCCAGGAAATTGCTACGTTACAAGAAAAGATGGCTGATCAGCGGCGTTTAGCTATGATTGCAGAAACCCAGTTGAATAAGTGGCGTCCTCGTAGTTATTAG
- a CDS encoding HEAT repeat domain-containing protein: MDKRFANIFNLTEDQAIALLKTPLDQLEDQSDRYVAASHLINFPTERSINALMETVQEQNSELYHRIARRKAVESLGRLKASVALPIIRSCLGDEDCYTVENAVWAIGEIGTQDPEILEEIAQLLEKPGQTYRVIIQTLAALDYKPALDRIKTFTKSDNEPIASAAIATVCRFTGDTTEMHKVMAFLQHSSVNARRACIQDLIDARYYQAIPKIATCPISMVFRIRGIRLLAEAGLPAGDITFEEIEPSLDQVIRDHPDHLELVHEYDQMPSLDFLINELYHTDFGRCYLASKTLLKLSPDTVADALLATYADKAHNDYGAHYHVVKLLGWLKYADAYDLILEALHNKAPQFQKSRAAAAIALGNLGDERAIPLLQDNLNTKIFDLKYASLMALEQFGDTSGQDLAANDSDWLIRAKAVISH, from the coding sequence ATGGATAAACGTTTTGCAAATATATTTAATTTGACCGAAGATCAAGCGATCGCACTTTTAAAAACACCCTTAGACCAGTTAGAAGACCAATCTGATCGCTATGTGGCTGCATCCCATTTAATTAACTTTCCCACCGAGCGGTCAATCAATGCCTTGATGGAAACGGTGCAAGAGCAAAACTCAGAACTGTACCATCGTATCGCTAGACGCAAGGCAGTGGAAAGTTTAGGTCGTCTGAAAGCCTCTGTAGCCCTACCCATCATTCGCTCATGTCTAGGGGATGAGGATTGTTACACGGTGGAAAATGCTGTCTGGGCAATTGGGGAAATTGGCACTCAAGATCCGGAAATTCTTGAAGAAATTGCCCAGCTGCTGGAGAAGCCAGGTCAGACTTATCGGGTGATTATCCAAACTCTGGCCGCACTAGACTATAAACCAGCCCTAGACAGGATTAAGACATTTACTAAATCTGATAATGAACCCATAGCCAGTGCTGCGATCGCAACGGTTTGTCGGTTCACAGGGGATACCACTGAAATGCACAAAGTTATGGCATTCCTGCAACACTCTAGTGTCAATGCCCGACGAGCTTGTATTCAAGACCTGATTGATGCCCGATACTACCAAGCAATTCCGAAAATTGCGACTTGTCCCATTTCCATGGTCTTCCGAATACGAGGAATTCGCCTCTTGGCAGAGGCTGGGTTGCCAGCCGGTGATATCACCTTTGAGGAGATCGAACCATCACTCGATCAAGTGATTCGTGATCATCCTGATCACCTAGAGCTGGTTCATGAATATGACCAAATGCCCAGTTTAGACTTCTTGATTAACGAGCTATACCATACAGATTTTGGGCGGTGTTATCTAGCCAGTAAGACTCTGCTCAAGTTATCTCCAGACACTGTCGCTGACGCCCTACTTGCTACCTATGCTGACAAAGCCCATAACGATTATGGTGCTCACTACCATGTTGTCAAACTCTTAGGTTGGCTCAAATACGCCGATGCCTACGATTTGATACTGGAAGCCCTACACAATAAAGCACCCCAGTTTCAGAAATCCCGTGCTGCTGCTGCTATTGCCTTGGGGAATTTAGGGGATGAACGGGCAATTCCCTTACTCCAAGACAACCTCAATACCAAGATTTTTGACTTGAAATATGCCAGTTTAATGGCATTAGAGCAGTTTGGGGATACCAGTGGTCAAGATCTGGCAGCTAATGATTCAGATTGGTTGATTCGGGCGAAGGCAGTTATTAGTCATTAG
- a CDS encoding phycobilisome rod-core linker polypeptide has translation MVSTAPTAKFGLDSDTIFELWPTSGIDEVQAVIRAVYRQVLGNPHIMESERLVNAESQLCDGSITVREFVRAVAKSDFYRARYFESCAPYRFIELNFKHLLGRAPLDQTEISEHIRICIEQGYDAEIDSYINSDEYQKNFGDDTVPYYCGASSKIGQKQVGYNRTLSLVRGRPEIDSATKSSCLVEAVATNSTSEIVPLAGGRAAAYADATEKMFKIVVRGAMYSGRRRRSTTEYIVPGSKMTPQIQRINRTSGTIVSITEIS, from the coding sequence ATGGTCAGTACAGCGCCTACTGCCAAGTTTGGTCTAGATTCAGATACCATCTTTGAACTATGGCCCACTAGCGGCATTGATGAAGTACAAGCTGTAATTCGGGCAGTTTATCGTCAAGTTTTGGGCAACCCCCACATTATGGAGAGCGAGCGGCTGGTGAATGCTGAATCGCAATTATGCGATGGTAGCATCACTGTCAGGGAATTTGTCCGGGCTGTTGCCAAATCAGACTTCTATCGCGCTCGGTATTTTGAATCCTGTGCGCCCTACCGATTTATTGAGCTGAACTTTAAGCATTTATTGGGTCGTGCTCCCCTAGATCAGACAGAAATTTCGGAACACATCCGTATCTGTATTGAGCAGGGCTACGATGCTGAAATTGATTCTTACATCAATAGTGACGAGTACCAAAAGAATTTTGGGGATGATACCGTACCCTACTATTGTGGTGCTAGTAGCAAAATCGGTCAAAAGCAGGTGGGTTATAACCGTACACTCTCCTTAGTAAGGGGTCGTCCAGAAATTGATAGCGCTACAAAAAGCTCTTGTTTGGTAGAAGCAGTTGCCACCAATAGCACCAGCGAAATTGTGCCACTGGCAGGTGGTCGTGCTGCCGCTTATGCTGATGCTACCGAAAAGATGTTCAAAATTGTAGTGCGGGGTGCGATGTACAGCGGTCGTCGCCGTCGTAGTACCACTGAGTACATTGTTCCTGGCAGCAAGATGACACCCCAAATTCAGCGCATTAATCGCACTAGTGGGACAATCGTCAGCATTACAGAAATCTCCTAA
- a CDS encoding Uma2 family endonuclease, with amino-acid sequence MTEIVPRVKLPPPFPDHTQLPESDGTFVFAKRAVGKNFQEHPQSIILTDSIGEILQQRHPDGQYAIGQDCGIYWRETDPPEKGAEAPDWFYVPNVPPQLDGKIRRSYVVWREHIAPLIALEFASGNGEEERDKTPLSLSNQEEVTKPGKFWVYEQIIRIPYYGIYQINNGSLEVYTLISGFYQKLTPNERGHYSISPLGVELGLWQGSYQNQSQLWLRWWDDQGNLLLIGDERAVLERERAEQERQRAEQERQRAEQAESMVEQERQRTQAALARAARLAEQLQAVGIDPDLDDTV; translated from the coding sequence ATGACTGAGATAGTACCTCGAGTCAAATTACCTCCCCCTTTCCCTGACCACACCCAGCTACCGGAGTCAGATGGAACATTTGTGTTCGCGAAGCGTGCCGTAGGCAAAAACTTTCAAGAGCATCCCCAAAGCATAATTCTAACGGATTCGATTGGAGAGATATTACAACAGCGACATCCTGATGGACAATATGCTATTGGGCAAGACTGTGGTATCTACTGGCGAGAAACTGACCCACCTGAGAAAGGAGCCGAAGCACCTGATTGGTTTTATGTGCCAAATGTGCCTCCTCAGCTAGATGGTAAAATTCGTCGCTCCTATGTGGTGTGGCGGGAACATATAGCACCATTAATTGCTTTAGAATTTGCCAGTGGCAATGGCGAGGAAGAACGGGACAAAACCCCGTTATCCCTCTCGAATCAAGAAGAAGTAACTAAGCCAGGGAAGTTTTGGGTGTATGAGCAAATTATCCGAATTCCCTACTATGGTATTTATCAAATAAACAACGGCTCTCTTGAGGTCTATACCTTGATCAGTGGGTTTTATCAGAAATTAACCCCTAATGAACGAGGGCATTATTCTATTTCACCCTTGGGTGTAGAACTAGGCTTATGGCAAGGAAGTTATCAGAATCAAAGTCAACTGTGGCTAAGGTGGTGGGATGATCAAGGAAATCTGTTGCTGATTGGTGATGAACGAGCTGTTCTAGAAAGGGAAAGAGCTGAACAAGAGCGACAACGTGCTGAACAGGAGCGACAACGTGCTGAACAAGCAGAGTCTATGGTGGAGCAGGAGCGCCAACGAACTCAAGCCGCTTTAGCTAGAGCTGCTCGGCTGGCTGAGCAGTTACAAGCAGTAGGTATTGACCCTGATCTTGACGATACTGTTTAG
- a CDS encoding bleomycin hydrolase, protein MKSVLTTVVASADLAGRFPSASDLESVQGSLQRSAARMEAADKLAGNYDAVAQEAVDAIYKKFPNGSGRDIDAGTQKEKCKRDIVHYLRLINYCLVVGGTGPLDEWGIAGAREVYKALGIDAATYVTGLSFLRDRGCAPRDMSAQALVEYRGYLDYVINSMS, encoded by the coding sequence ATGAAATCAGTGTTAACCACTGTTGTTGCTTCCGCTGACCTAGCAGGTCGGTTTCCTAGCGCTTCTGACCTAGAATCAGTTCAAGGCAGCTTACAACGTTCTGCTGCTCGTATGGAAGCTGCTGACAAGTTGGCAGGTAACTACGACGCTGTAGCTCAAGAAGCTGTTGATGCTATCTATAAAAAGTTCCCTAACGGTAGTGGTCGGGACATCGATGCAGGTACTCAGAAAGAAAAGTGCAAGCGTGACATCGTTCACTACCTACGTTTGATCAACTATTGCCTAGTTGTTGGTGGTACTGGTCCTCTTGATGAGTGGGGTATTGCTGGCGCTCGTGAAGTCTACAAAGCCTTAGGTATCGATGCTGCTACCTATGTTACTGGTTTGAGCTTCCTCCGGGATCGTGGCTGCGCTCCTCGTGATATGTCTGCCCAAGCCTTGGTTGAATACCGGGGTTATCTTGACTATGTAATCAACTCCATGTCATAG
- a CDS encoding phycocyanin subunit beta, with protein sequence MLDAFSKAVVAADSKGGFVGGADLDALKGFIADGNKRLDAVNFISSNASCIVTDAVAGIVCESPGLVAAGGGVYTNRKMAACLRDGEIVLRYVCYAVLSGDSSVLADRCLNGLKETYAALGVPTGNTTRAVAIMKAAAVAFVNNTASQRTESVTSGDCASLAAEVGSYFDAVGSAIS encoded by the coding sequence ATGCTAGACGCTTTTTCAAAAGCCGTAGTTGCTGCCGATTCCAAAGGCGGATTTGTTGGCGGTGCTGATTTAGACGCTCTGAAGGGATTTATTGCTGATGGCAACAAGCGCCTTGATGCTGTGAATTTTATATCCAGCAATGCTAGCTGTATCGTTACTGATGCGGTTGCTGGTATCGTTTGCGAAAGCCCTGGTTTAGTTGCTGCCGGTGGCGGTGTTTACACCAACCGCAAGATGGCTGCATGTCTACGTGATGGCGAAATCGTCTTGCGTTATGTGTGCTACGCCGTTCTCAGCGGAGATAGTTCTGTACTGGCTGACCGCTGCTTGAATGGTCTTAAGGAAACCTACGCTGCTTTGGGCGTCCCCACTGGTAATACTACCCGGGCTGTTGCCATCATGAAGGCTGCTGCTGTGGCTTTTGTTAACAACACTGCATCTCAACGCACAGAGTCTGTTACTAGCGGTGATTGTGCCTCTTTGGCTGCAGAAGTCGGTAGCTACTTCGATGCAGTCGGCAGTGCTATTAGCTAG
- a CDS encoding HEAT repeat domain-containing protein, with protein MSTEELYQQLKNKNPKLRQRAMRQIAAERTENTIPELMAILGDEDVVYRRAAVQTLGVIGLNAVPVLAETLTTSENNTVRASCAKALAAIALNYSEETFPTVGLQSLQRALEDPDPVVKISTVGALGTIGPPAFEALVAALDIDDIALQVTVLQALGSLGDERAMEVLSAMAENQEADPYIRESAASSISRLEQIINFASTRKASRE; from the coding sequence ATGTCTACAGAAGAGTTATATCAACAATTAAAAAATAAAAATCCTAAACTCCGACAAAGAGCCATGCGGCAAATTGCAGCAGAGCGCACCGAGAATACTATTCCTGAGTTGATGGCAATTTTGGGTGATGAGGATGTGGTTTATCGGCGAGCAGCAGTGCAAACTCTAGGTGTGATTGGTCTTAATGCTGTACCGGTATTGGCAGAAACTTTAACAACCAGTGAAAATAACACCGTACGGGCTAGCTGTGCTAAGGCGCTGGCTGCGATCGCTCTTAATTACTCAGAAGAAACTTTCCCAACTGTCGGGTTGCAGAGTCTACAAAGGGCTCTTGAAGACCCAGATCCCGTTGTCAAAATATCGACAGTTGGCGCACTGGGAACTATTGGTCCACCGGCTTTTGAAGCCCTAGTAGCTGCTTTGGACATCGACGATATTGCCCTTCAAGTTACTGTGCTACAGGCTCTAGGTTCCTTGGGGGATGAGAGAGCTATGGAAGTGCTATCTGCTATGGCTGAGAATCAGGAAGCCGACCCCTATATCCGAGAATCAGCGGCTAGTTCGATATCACGCTTGGAACAGATTATCAACTTTGCTTCAACCAGGAAAGCATCTCGAGAATAA